The nucleotide window ATTCAGCGTAAACTTTCCCTATCTTTTCAAGCCTCTGATCGAAACCGTTTTGCTTTAGGAACAATTCCGGCGCTGTCATTGAGTCTTTTGCTTTCGAAATAACAGACATCACGGCGCCGACAGGATAGTTCTTTTCATTAAGATTGAGCGCCTTAAGACAATCTTTGATGAGTTTTTTCACATCATCGGTGTCGTAAATCGTAAAATCGCTGCTGTATCCGATTTTTTCGATATGCCTGCGCAGAATTCTTACACAAATCGAATGAAAAGTACCAGCCCAGATATCCGCTGCTTGCGGCCCAATGACCTTGTTAAGGCGCTCTTTAAGCTCGTTTGCCGCCTTATTCGTAAATGTAATGGCAAGCACCTCATAAGGGCGTGCAGGGTTAAAGGACATAAGCTCTTTCAGCCTGTCGTCAAAATCTTTGTCAGGATACTGTATGTAATTTTCCATGAACATGATGTCAAAGTCGCCCAATTCCTGCGGAACGTAACTGCAGTAATAAGAATCGCCGTATTTCAGATTAAATGCAATTTTATTTACCAATACGGTAGTTTTTCCGCTTCCAGCCCCCGCAAGGATCAATAGAGGACCTTTTACGCGAAATACCGCCTCACGCTGCATTTTGTTTAGCTTGCTATATTCATGTTCAAGTATATCTTTTTTCACTTTAAGAAAACGCTCGTCTAAAGATGACACATAATCACCGTTCCATAATAAAATTAATTAGCCCTGCCAAACGGCAAGGCATATTAGGACAAGCCCGGATTTATTGTATCATCTTTATGGCGTTATTGCAACCGTGTCACTCCATCAGTTCCCTTATTTTTTCCAGTATACTGCGTTCAAGGCGTGACACCTGCACTTGTGATACGCCCAGTCTCCTTGCAGTTTCAGTCTGGGTTTTACAGCTAAAAAAGCGCAGCATTATGATCTGACGTTCACGGGGCGACAGCTGGGACAGCGCCTCTTTTACCGCAATACTTTCAATAAGATTTTCAGTTTTGTCCTCACCCACGATATTGTATATCGAGCTGCCTTCGGCGTCTTCGGCTGTCTCATCTAGGGAGAGCACCGGCCGCATAGCGTCAGCCGCGGCTGCTACCTCTTCAGCACTGCAGCCCGTGAGCATGGCGACTTCTGCGACTGTCGGCTCCCGACCGTGTTCCTTTTCGAACTGTTCACGGCACTGGTGGCACTTGAACCCGGTTTCTTTTAATCCGCGGCTCACTTTGAC belongs to Bacillota bacterium and includes:
- a CDS encoding SigB/SigF/SigG family RNA polymerase sigma factor, with translation MSWKSTYQTRIYEKCGSMEQLSEAVKSTDTNSLILEAQSGSKEAADRLIQENLGLVRMAAKRFTGRGTEYEDIVQIGSMGLIKAIQRFDVTMDVRFSTYAVPLIIGELRRYFRDNGAVKVSRGLKETGFKCHQCREQFEKEHGREPTVAEVAMLTGCSAEEVAAAADAMRPVLSLDETAEDAEGSSIYNIVGEDKTENLIESIAVKEALSQLSPRERQIIMLRFFSCKTQTETARRLGVSQVQVSRLERSILEKIRELME